A genomic window from Brevibacillus agri includes:
- a CDS encoding transporter substrate-binding domain-containing protein: MKKSVWKKLAGMGLVLMLSATALAGCGGGKTEGGAAGSASNGAAAGAGTLAKIKERDKFVVGVKYDLNLFGLKDPSTGNVEGFDIDIAKAIAKKVLGDENKIELKEVTSKTRIPMLKNGEIDAIIATMTITEERKKEVDFSDVYFMAGQSLLVKKDSPINSIKDLQKGMKVLTAKGSTSAKNIRESAPDAEVLEFENYAEAFTALKAGQGDALTTDNALLYGMAKQDPNYRVTEETFTEEPYGIAINKGDAEFVKTVNDVLKEMKENGEYDKIYEKWIGEKPKK, encoded by the coding sequence ATGAAGAAAAGTGTATGGAAAAAACTTGCAGGTATGGGTCTTGTATTGATGCTGAGCGCAACCGCACTCGCAGGCTGTGGCGGGGGCAAGACAGAAGGCGGCGCGGCAGGCTCTGCATCGAATGGTGCGGCGGCTGGTGCCGGAACATTGGCAAAAATCAAGGAAAGAGACAAGTTTGTCGTAGGCGTGAAGTACGACCTGAACCTGTTCGGTCTGAAAGATCCGTCGACAGGCAACGTAGAAGGCTTCGACATCGACATCGCCAAAGCGATTGCAAAAAAAGTGCTCGGTGACGAAAACAAAATCGAGCTGAAGGAAGTTACCTCCAAAACGCGTATCCCGATGCTGAAAAACGGGGAGATTGACGCGATTATCGCGACGATGACCATCACCGAAGAACGCAAAAAAGAAGTAGACTTCTCCGATGTGTACTTCATGGCAGGACAGTCTTTGCTGGTGAAAAAGGACAGCCCGATCAACAGCATCAAAGACTTGCAAAAAGGCATGAAAGTGCTGACCGCAAAAGGCTCGACTTCCGCGAAAAACATTCGCGAAAGCGCACCGGATGCAGAAGTGCTTGAATTTGAAAACTACGCAGAAGCCTTTACCGCGCTCAAAGCTGGACAAGGTGACGCGCTGACTACCGATAACGCCCTGCTGTACGGAATGGCGAAGCAAGATCCAAACTACCGCGTAACCGAAGAAACATTCACCGAAGAGCCATACGGAATCGCGATCAACAAAGGCGACGCCGAGTTTGTAAAAACCGTGAACGACGTGTTGAAAGAAATGAAGGAAAACGGCGAGTACGACAAGATTTATGAAAAATGGATCGGGGAAAAACCAAAAAAATAA
- a CDS encoding amino acid ABC transporter ATP-binding protein, with protein MISFHQVNKHYGSFHVLKNIDLHINQGEVVVVIGPSGSGKSTMVRCINRLETVTSGELLVDGVKVNDKNTDINKLRRNIGMVFQHFNLYPHKTVLENITLAPIKVLGVSQKEAEETALYYLEKVGIPEKAEKFPTQLSGGQQQRVAIARGLAMRPKIMLFDEPTSALDPETIGEVLDVMKKLAKEGMTMVVVTHEMGFAREVADRIVFMDQGRILEEATPQEFFENPREERARLFLSRILNH; from the coding sequence TTGATTAGTTTTCATCAAGTCAACAAACATTACGGGAGCTTCCACGTCCTGAAAAACATCGACCTGCATATCAACCAGGGAGAAGTAGTCGTCGTCATTGGCCCGTCTGGATCGGGGAAAAGTACGATGGTTCGCTGTATCAACAGATTGGAAACGGTTACAAGCGGAGAGCTGCTGGTAGACGGGGTAAAAGTAAACGACAAAAACACCGACATCAACAAGCTGCGCCGCAATATCGGCATGGTGTTCCAGCACTTCAATCTGTATCCGCACAAAACCGTGTTGGAAAACATCACGCTGGCGCCGATCAAGGTGCTGGGCGTATCGCAGAAGGAAGCGGAAGAAACCGCGCTCTACTACCTGGAAAAAGTAGGGATTCCGGAGAAGGCGGAAAAATTTCCGACCCAGCTCTCCGGCGGCCAGCAGCAGCGTGTAGCGATTGCGCGCGGACTGGCCATGCGCCCGAAAATCATGCTGTTTGACGAGCCGACCTCGGCGCTCGATCCCGAGACGATCGGGGAAGTACTGGACGTCATGAAAAAGCTGGCGAAGGAAGGCATGACGATGGTCGTGGTCACCCACGAAATGGGCTTTGCCCGCGAAGTGGCAGACCGGATCGTGTTCATGGACCAGGGCAGGATTCTCGAAGAGGCTACGCCGCAAGAATTTTTCGAAAATCCGCGTGAAGAACGCGCGCGCCTGTTCCTGAGCCGGATTTTGAATCACTAG
- a CDS encoding DUF2179 domain-containing protein, translated as MGFEFVWIIIGINILYVSFFTLRLLMVIKGYRVLASLLAMVEVFVYLKGLAIVLDNLDNPVNLAAYCIGWGMGVYIGSKIEEYLALGYVTLQVVVDSVDLDVPVRLREHGFGVTSWVAEGRDGHRLMMQVLTKRSNEKKLWQLIHEIAPKAFVISFEPKNLKGGFWVNRLRQ; from the coding sequence ATGGGCTTCGAGTTTGTGTGGATCATCATCGGGATCAATATTTTGTACGTGTCGTTTTTCACGTTGCGACTGCTGATGGTGATTAAAGGGTATCGTGTGCTCGCTTCGCTGTTGGCGATGGTGGAAGTATTCGTCTATTTGAAAGGACTCGCGATTGTACTCGACAACCTGGACAATCCGGTCAACCTCGCCGCTTACTGTATCGGTTGGGGAATGGGCGTGTACATCGGCAGCAAAATCGAGGAGTATTTGGCCCTGGGCTATGTCACCTTGCAGGTAGTGGTCGATTCCGTCGACCTGGATGTTCCTGTGCGGCTGCGCGAGCACGGCTTCGGCGTCACCTCCTGGGTGGCGGAAGGCCGGGACGGGCACCGCCTCATGATGCAGGTGCTGACCAAGCGCAGCAACGAGAAAAAGCTGTGGCAGCTCATTCATGAGATCGCGCCAAAAGCGTTTGTCATTTCCTTTGAGCCGAAAAACTTGAAGGGCGGCTTCTGGGTCAACCGCCTGCGCCAGTAG
- a CDS encoding DUF3817 domain-containing protein: MMNTALGRFRVIGIIEGISYLVLLLIAMPLKYYLDFPAAVKIAGSLHGLFFVLYILALAHVTFKDRWSVLKVIGAFIASLLPFGNFVLDARLKKEQ; the protein is encoded by the coding sequence ATGATGAATACCGCACTCGGACGTTTTCGCGTCATCGGCATTATCGAAGGAATCTCGTATTTGGTATTGCTCTTGATTGCCATGCCGCTAAAGTACTATCTCGACTTTCCGGCCGCTGTAAAAATCGCCGGCTCGCTGCATGGGCTGTTTTTTGTCCTCTATATTTTGGCACTGGCGCATGTTACATTTAAAGACAGATGGTCTGTTCTCAAGGTGATTGGGGCGTTTATCGCGTCGCTCTTGCCATTCGGCAACTTCGTTCTGGATGCACGATTGAAAAAAGAGCAATAA
- a CDS encoding PadR family transcriptional regulator, whose protein sequence is MSLKLLILGLLMEGERHPYEIQQQVKTRGIDCYVKYAKGSLYYAINQLEKGGMIEVTQVIRESNRPDKTMYRITKKGEAEFQELLLQEMRKPMQLTNPIYAALTFASHGDPAKMGEALATNIEEVQRQAALLESILEQQRARLDWGARTILLGAIEHLQAEVRWLERIREEAWGRQF, encoded by the coding sequence ATGAGTCTGAAATTGCTTATTTTAGGGCTGCTGATGGAAGGGGAGCGACACCCGTATGAAATCCAGCAGCAAGTGAAGACGCGAGGAATCGACTGCTACGTCAAGTACGCCAAAGGCTCCCTCTACTATGCGATCAATCAGTTGGAAAAGGGTGGGATGATCGAGGTTACGCAAGTCATTCGCGAGTCGAACCGCCCGGATAAGACAATGTACCGGATCACCAAAAAAGGGGAGGCAGAGTTCCAGGAGCTGCTTTTGCAGGAAATGCGCAAGCCGATGCAGTTGACAAACCCGATCTACGCAGCTCTGACTTTTGCTTCCCACGGCGATCCGGCGAAAATGGGAGAGGCGCTTGCTACAAACATCGAGGAGGTACAGCGGCAGGCTGCCTTGCTCGAATCGATTCTCGAGCAGCAGCGAGCGCGGCTGGATTGGGGAGCGAGGACGATTTTGCTCGGGGCGATCGAGCATCTGCAGGCAGAAGTGCGCTGGTTGGAGCGCATCCGCGAAGAAGCGTGGGGCCGCCAGTTTTGA
- a CDS encoding MDR family MFS transporter, whose translation MIAKESNVNFVVAALMLGLLIASMDNTIVATAMGTIVGEMGGMDKFVWVTSAYMVATMAGMPIFGKLSDMYGRKRFYIFGLIVFLVGSILCGTASSIVELSIYRAIQGIGGGALMPIAFTIIFDVFPPEKRGKMTGLFGAVFGTSSVFGPLLGAYITEYVSWHWIFYINVPIGALSLWFISVYYRESLEHRKQSIDWWGAITLVGAIVSLMFALELGGNQYAWDSVQIIGLLAAFLLLFIIFLFVETKASEPIISFAMFKQRLFATTNAVALLYGAAFIITTVFLPIFIQGVYGGSATNSGLLLTPMMLASVCGSQLGGFLTTKTSFRNIMLLSAVFFVPGIFLLSTLSPDMARSTVTVYMILTGFGVGFSFSVLGMSAIHGFDMRQRGSASSTNSFSRSLGMTLGITVFGILQRNQFENGMASTFSGQGAVGAITDPRAILTPEARAAIPAPVLETITDILASSIAQTFMWALVPAILAVICIALMGNESALGRAKNAPQANPERG comes from the coding sequence ATGATTGCCAAGGAAAGCAACGTAAATTTTGTCGTCGCAGCGCTCATGCTGGGGCTGTTGATCGCGTCCATGGACAACACGATTGTGGCGACAGCGATGGGGACGATTGTGGGCGAGATGGGCGGCATGGACAAATTCGTCTGGGTGACGTCCGCGTACATGGTCGCGACGATGGCCGGGATGCCGATTTTCGGCAAGCTGTCCGACATGTACGGGCGCAAGCGGTTTTATATTTTCGGCCTGATCGTTTTTTTAGTGGGCTCCATTTTGTGCGGGACGGCGAGCAGTATTGTCGAGCTGAGCATTTATCGCGCGATTCAGGGGATTGGCGGCGGCGCGTTGATGCCGATTGCCTTCACGATCATTTTTGATGTGTTTCCGCCGGAAAAACGCGGGAAAATGACTGGGCTGTTCGGGGCGGTTTTCGGTACGTCCAGCGTGTTCGGGCCGCTGCTTGGCGCGTACATTACGGAGTATGTCAGTTGGCACTGGATTTTTTACATCAACGTGCCGATCGGGGCTTTGTCGCTCTGGTTTATCAGCGTGTACTACAGAGAGTCGCTGGAGCACCGCAAGCAAAGCATCGACTGGTGGGGAGCGATTACGCTTGTCGGAGCGATTGTCAGTCTGATGTTTGCCCTGGAGCTTGGCGGCAACCAGTACGCCTGGGATTCCGTGCAGATCATCGGGCTGCTCGCAGCCTTTTTGCTTTTGTTCATCATCTTTTTGTTCGTGGAAACGAAAGCGTCCGAACCGATTATTTCGTTTGCGATGTTCAAGCAGCGGCTGTTTGCGACGACGAACGCGGTCGCGCTGCTGTACGGCGCGGCTTTTATCATTACGACCGTCTTTTTGCCGATCTTTATCCAAGGGGTGTACGGCGGGTCTGCGACCAACTCCGGCCTGCTTTTGACGCCGATGATGCTCGCCTCTGTCTGCGGCAGCCAACTGGGCGGGTTTCTCACGACGAAGACGAGCTTCCGCAACATCATGCTGTTGTCCGCTGTCTTTTTCGTACCGGGGATTTTCCTGCTGAGTACATTGTCGCCCGACATGGCTCGTTCGACGGTCACGGTGTACATGATTTTGACTGGCTTTGGCGTCGGCTTTTCTTTTTCCGTATTGGGGATGTCGGCGATTCACGGCTTCGACATGCGGCAGAGAGGCTCGGCCAGCTCGACCAACTCTTTTTCCCGCTCGCTCGGCATGACGCTGGGCATTACCGTATTTGGCATCTTGCAGCGCAACCAGTTTGAAAACGGCATGGCTTCGACTTTTTCGGGGCAAGGAGCTGTCGGGGCGATCACGGACCCGCGCGCGATCTTGACGCCGGAAGCGCGGGCGGCTATCCCGGCTCCTGTGCTGGAGACGATCACGGACATTCTCGCTTCCTCGATTGCTCAGACGTTCATGTGGGCGCTCGTTCCTGCCATTCTCGCCGTCATCTGTATTGCGCTGATGGGGAACGAGAGTGCGCTCGGCAGGGCCAAAAACGCACCGCAAGCAAACCCGGAACGCGGGTAA
- a CDS encoding FAD-dependent oxidoreductase yields the protein MFDIVIVGAGPAGGSAALFAAKAGKKTLLIDNDKSMTKRAWMENHYGIMEISGPDLIETGKKQAAKFGAELVEDQVTNVRKTEQGLVVETAEKGSFEAKHVILATGAVVALAEEIGVKTKDGTEPRIKSIVDVDAQGKTNIEGIWAAGTCAGVSVHTIITAGDGAKVAINVISELNGERYVDHDVLKTN from the coding sequence TTGTTTGATATCGTGATTGTTGGAGCAGGCCCAGCGGGTGGAAGCGCAGCATTGTTTGCCGCGAAGGCGGGGAAAAAGACGTTGTTGATTGACAACGACAAGAGCATGACCAAACGCGCGTGGATGGAAAACCACTATGGCATCATGGAAATCTCGGGCCCTGACCTGATCGAGACAGGGAAAAAGCAGGCTGCCAAATTCGGGGCCGAGCTGGTGGAAGACCAGGTAACTAACGTGAGGAAAACCGAGCAAGGACTGGTCGTGGAGACAGCGGAAAAAGGCTCGTTCGAAGCGAAGCATGTCATTTTGGCGACAGGCGCGGTAGTGGCGCTTGCCGAAGAGATTGGCGTCAAGACAAAAGATGGCACGGAGCCGCGCATCAAGTCGATCGTAGACGTTGACGCACAAGGAAAAACGAACATCGAAGGCATTTGGGCGGCAGGCACGTGCGCAGGCGTGAGCGTACATACGATCATTACCGCTGGCGACGGGGCGAAAGTCGCGATTAACGTCATCAGCGAGCTGAACGGCGAGCGTTATGTCGATCACGACGTGTTGAAAACAAACTGA
- a CDS encoding GNAT family N-acetyltransferase, with the protein MAEQLALVKPSARRQQEYLAYYEEWKQSGEPFVPWVAGREPHDFGAYLAFLASEGSEESIPAGWVPHSTYWLVNGEDKILGVVNIRHRLNEHLYNAGGHIGYGIRPSERRKGYATAILALALDKTRELGLERVLVVCDRDNTGSEKTIRGNGGVLESEFTEADGNVVRRYWIAL; encoded by the coding sequence ATGGCAGAGCAGCTCGCTTTGGTCAAGCCTTCCGCCCGGCGACAGCAGGAGTATTTGGCTTATTACGAAGAATGGAAGCAAAGCGGGGAACCGTTTGTCCCTTGGGTGGCCGGGCGCGAGCCGCACGATTTTGGCGCTTACCTGGCGTTTCTTGCCAGCGAGGGAAGCGAAGAAAGTATTCCGGCCGGCTGGGTTCCGCACTCAACCTACTGGCTGGTGAACGGCGAGGACAAAATCTTGGGGGTAGTCAACATTCGCCATCGCCTGAACGAGCATTTGTACAACGCAGGCGGCCATATCGGCTACGGCATCCGGCCGAGCGAAAGACGAAAAGGCTACGCGACGGCGATTCTCGCGCTCGCGCTGGACAAGACGAGAGAGCTTGGCCTGGAGCGGGTACTGGTTGTGTGCGATCGGGACAATACCGGCTCGGAAAAAACAATTCGCGGCAACGGCGGGGTGTTGGAATCCGAGTTCACGGAAGCGGACGGCAATGTGGTGCGGCGGTATTGGATTGCATTGTGA
- the cyoD gene encoding cytochrome o ubiquinol oxidase subunit IV has translation MTQHQNHGNHDHGSLKSYVIGFVLSIVLTIIPLVLVMNQMLEKTALVITILVMAILQFVVQLFFFMHIREGEKPRYNVQTLILGLVIVFTIIAGSIWIMMFNKY, from the coding sequence ATGACACAACATCAAAATCATGGCAATCACGATCACGGGTCGCTGAAGTCGTACGTCATCGGCTTCGTCCTCTCGATTGTGCTGACCATTATCCCGCTGGTGCTGGTCATGAACCAGATGCTCGAAAAAACGGCTCTCGTAATCACGATCTTGGTGATGGCCATCTTGCAATTCGTTGTTCAACTGTTCTTCTTTATGCACATTCGCGAGGGAGAAAAACCGCGCTACAATGTACAGACATTGATCCTCGGTCTCGTGATCGTGTTTACGATCATCGCAGGTTCCATCTGGATCATGATGTTCAACAAATACTAA
- the cyoC gene encoding cytochrome o ubiquinol oxidase subunit III, protein MANHHDHSHGHDHHEEHEQLKVLGFWIFVVTDCILFGTLFATYAVMMHSFAGGPTGKELFEMPGIIASTFILLTSSFTSGLAVLAMNKGKVKELIGWLAVTAVLGLAFVVLEINEFTHLAHEGATIATSGYWSAFFTLVGTHGLHVTIGLFWMVALMMQLKRRGINAVTRRKITNLSLYWHFLDVVWIFLFTVVYLMGVM, encoded by the coding sequence ATGGCTAATCATCACGACCATAGTCATGGCCACGACCATCATGAAGAGCATGAGCAACTAAAGGTTCTTGGCTTCTGGATTTTCGTTGTTACGGACTGCATTTTGTTCGGTACGCTGTTTGCCACCTATGCAGTAATGATGCATAGCTTTGCAGGCGGACCGACTGGAAAAGAACTGTTTGAAATGCCTGGGATCATCGCTTCAACTTTTATCCTGTTGACCAGCAGCTTTACGAGCGGACTTGCTGTGCTGGCGATGAACAAAGGAAAAGTAAAAGAACTGATCGGATGGCTGGCGGTTACAGCCGTCCTGGGTCTGGCCTTCGTCGTGCTGGAGATCAACGAGTTTACGCACTTGGCGCATGAAGGAGCAACCATCGCGACTAGCGGTTACTGGTCCGCCTTCTTCACCCTGGTTGGAACGCACGGGTTGCACGTAACCATCGGTCTGTTCTGGATGGTCGCGCTGATGATGCAGTTGAAGCGCCGCGGTATCAATGCGGTGACTCGCCGCAAAATCACCAACCTGAGCTTGTACTGGCACTTCCTGGACGTTGTGTGGATCTTCCTCTTCACAGTCGTCTATCTGATGGGGGTGATGTAA
- a CDS encoding cbb3-type cytochrome c oxidase subunit I: MWEDIKEFASTFFVTGDPLIYGADVSIVLTMLAIVFVLTKYKKWGWLWREWLTTVDHKRIGIMYLISSLLMLFRGGVDALLMRLQLAFPNLEFLHADHYNAIFTTHGTIMILFMAMPMMFGLFNMVVPLQIGARDVAYPFLNALSFWLFFLGAMLFNLSFVIGGSPDAGWLSYPPLSQNDFSPGPGQNFWIWGIQISGIGSLATGINFIVTILKMRAPGMTLTKMPLFSWSVLSSSIMIIFAFPILTVTIALLFLDRFAGAHFFTMDGGGNPMMYLNLIWMWGHPEVYIVVVPAFGIFSEVVATFSRKRIFGYKSMVWALMAIAIASFFTWAHHFFTMGTSASVIAFFAISTMVIAIPTGVKVFNWLFTMFRGRISFKQPMLWTIAFIPCFLVGGATGVMLAVAPADYQYHNSYFLIAHFHQVLIGGVVFGYLAGIYYWWPKLFGFKLDEKLGRWGFWFWNIGFYICFMPQYALGFMGMTRRYYTYGWDRGWEDLNLVSTVGAFMMGIGFIFQVWQIAYSIKHGERDTTGDPWDARTLEWSIPSPAPFYNFAVVPHVKEADDWWATKQAKANGTYKQEPAHLEPIHMPKNSGIPIIMSTFWFLIGFGFTFGWVWMAVVGFIGVAVCMWVRSFQYDTDYYVPVDEVRRTEASLGRVL; encoded by the coding sequence GTGTGGGAGGACATTAAAGAATTTGCATCCACGTTCTTCGTAACTGGTGACCCACTGATTTACGGTGCGGACGTATCGATTGTGCTGACAATGCTCGCGATCGTGTTTGTCCTGACCAAATATAAAAAATGGGGTTGGCTCTGGCGTGAATGGCTGACTACCGTTGACCATAAACGTATCGGGATCATGTACCTGATTTCATCGCTTCTCATGCTGTTCCGCGGTGGGGTTGACGCCCTGCTGATGCGTCTGCAGTTGGCATTCCCGAATCTGGAATTTTTGCATGCCGATCACTATAACGCGATCTTTACCACTCACGGTACGATCATGATTTTGTTCATGGCGATGCCGATGATGTTCGGTTTGTTCAACATGGTCGTTCCGCTGCAAATCGGGGCGCGCGACGTTGCGTATCCGTTTTTGAACGCACTCAGCTTCTGGCTGTTTTTCCTTGGGGCGATGCTGTTCAACCTGTCTTTCGTTATCGGGGGGTCCCCGGACGCAGGTTGGCTGTCTTATCCGCCATTGTCGCAAAATGATTTCAGTCCGGGACCAGGACAAAACTTCTGGATCTGGGGGATTCAAATCTCCGGTATCGGTAGTTTGGCAACAGGTATCAACTTTATCGTAACGATTCTCAAAATGCGTGCACCAGGTATGACGCTTACCAAAATGCCGCTGTTTAGCTGGTCTGTTCTGTCGTCCAGCATCATGATTATTTTTGCTTTCCCGATCTTGACTGTCACCATCGCACTTTTGTTCCTTGACCGCTTTGCAGGTGCGCACTTCTTCACGATGGATGGCGGCGGTAACCCGATGATGTACCTGAACCTCATCTGGATGTGGGGTCACCCTGAGGTGTACATCGTAGTTGTACCAGCGTTCGGTATTTTCTCTGAAGTTGTGGCGACATTCTCGCGCAAACGCATTTTCGGTTACAAATCCATGGTGTGGGCTTTGATGGCAATTGCGATCGCGTCCTTCTTCACATGGGCTCACCACTTCTTCACAATGGGTACAAGCGCCAGCGTTATCGCCTTCTTTGCGATCTCGACGATGGTCATTGCGATTCCGACCGGTGTGAAGGTGTTTAACTGGCTGTTTACGATGTTCCGTGGTCGGATATCCTTTAAACAACCGATGCTGTGGACCATTGCGTTCATTCCTTGCTTCCTCGTAGGGGGAGCGACAGGTGTCATGCTGGCGGTAGCTCCGGCAGACTACCAGTACCACAACAGCTACTTCCTGATCGCCCACTTCCACCAAGTGTTGATCGGTGGGGTTGTGTTCGGTTACCTGGCAGGTATTTACTACTGGTGGCCAAAACTGTTCGGCTTCAAGCTGGATGAGAAGCTGGGACGTTGGGGCTTCTGGTTCTGGAACATCGGTTTCTATATTTGCTTCATGCCGCAATACGCGCTTGGCTTTATGGGTATGACTCGCCGTTACTACACATACGGCTGGGATCGCGGTTGGGAAGACCTCAACCTCGTATCGACTGTCGGTGCGTTCATGATGGGGATCGGCTTCATTTTCCAAGTATGGCAAATCGCTTACAGCATCAAGCACGGAGAACGGGATACGACAGGGGACCCATGGGATGCACGTACCCTGGAGTGGTCGATTCCATCTCCAGCGCCGTTCTACAACTTCGCCGTCGTTCCGCATGTGAAAGAAGCGGATGACTGGTGGGCAACAAAACAAGCAAAAGCAAATGGCACGTATAAACAAGAGCCGGCGCATTTGGAACCGATTCATATGCCGAAGAACTCTGGTATTCCGATTATCATGTCGACCTTCTGGTTCTTGATCGGATTTGGATTCACCTTTGGATGGGTATGGATGGCCGTAGTTGGATTCATCGGAGTTGCCGTGTGCATGTGGGTACGCTCCTTCCAATATGATACGGATTATTACGTACCGGTGGATGAAGTGCGTCGCACGGAGGCTTCACTGGGGAGGGTGTTGTAA
- the qoxA gene encoding cytochrome aa3 quinol oxidase subunit II, with amino-acid sequence MSGGKMLRQIHFWILAALTTVLLSGCGSEYLVLNPKGPVAETQYNLIIISTILCAVIIVPVLALTAFIVYRYRDKPDNKAPYKPEWAHNTALEAIWWGIPVVIIAILGYFTVRDTYVLKESPNKEVAPMTVQVTALDWKWMFTYPEQNIATVNHLEIPVGVPVHFQISAEAPMNSFWVPSLGGQVYAMAGMATELYLQADEPGEYAGFSSNFSGEKFAHMQFKVVAKPKEEFDQWVKEVKGTSPAMTKEDYNELKKQGLSEKKLYSAFPEGLFEEIVQRYSHGHDMDHVMKKQPAPTGDKSKETSQETQQSTDMSNMHGMDHSSMKH; translated from the coding sequence ATGAGTGGAGGAAAAATGCTGAGGCAAATCCACTTTTGGATCTTGGCAGCGTTGACCACCGTCCTGCTTTCAGGCTGTGGTAGTGAGTATCTTGTCTTGAATCCTAAGGGGCCTGTAGCAGAGACGCAGTACAATCTCATTATTATTTCCACTATATTGTGCGCTGTCATCATCGTTCCGGTTCTTGCGCTTACCGCTTTTATCGTCTATCGATATCGGGACAAACCGGACAACAAGGCACCTTACAAGCCAGAGTGGGCACACAACACGGCCCTCGAAGCAATCTGGTGGGGGATTCCGGTGGTCATCATTGCGATCCTGGGATACTTTACCGTTCGCGATACGTATGTGTTGAAAGAGTCTCCGAATAAAGAAGTAGCTCCAATGACGGTACAAGTGACCGCGTTGGATTGGAAATGGATGTTTACTTACCCTGAGCAAAACATTGCGACGGTCAACCACCTGGAGATTCCGGTTGGCGTACCGGTTCACTTCCAGATTTCTGCGGAAGCGCCAATGAACTCTTTCTGGGTACCATCGCTTGGCGGCCAGGTTTACGCGATGGCAGGGATGGCGACCGAGCTGTACTTGCAAGCTGACGAGCCGGGCGAATACGCCGGATTCAGCTCCAACTTCTCCGGTGAAAAATTCGCTCACATGCAGTTCAAAGTTGTAGCGAAGCCGAAAGAAGAGTTCGACCAGTGGGTCAAAGAAGTAAAAGGCACGAGCCCAGCAATGACGAAAGAAGATTACAACGAGCTGAAAAAACAAGGATTGTCCGAGAAAAAGCTGTACTCTGCATTCCCGGAAGGCTTGTTTGAAGAGATTGTGCAACGATACAGCCATGGTCACGATATGGACCATGTGATGAAAAAACAGCCTGCTCCGACAGGTGACAAGTCAAAAGAAACTTCGCAAGAGACGCAACAGTCGACTGATATGAGCAACATGCATGGAATGGATCATTCCAGTATGAAACATTAG